One segment of Drosophila ananassae strain 14024-0371.13 chromosome 3R, ASM1763931v2, whole genome shotgun sequence DNA contains the following:
- the LOC6498172 gene encoding myosin heavy chain, muscle isoform X15 yields MPKPAPNLEDEDPTPYLFVSLEQRRIDQSKPYDSKKNCWVPDEKEGYLLGEIKATKGDIVSVGLPGGETRDFKKDQLQQVNPPKYEKAEDMSNLTYLNDASVLHNLRQRYYNKLIYTYSGLFCVAINPYKRYPVYTNRCAKMYRGKRRNEVPPHIFAISDGAYVDMLTNHVNQSMLITGESGAGKTENTKKVIAYFATVGASTKKDESQKNKGSLEDQVVQTNPVLEAFGNAKTVRNDNSSRFGKFIRIHFGPTGKLAGADIETYLLEKARVISQQSLERSYHIFYQIMSGSVAGVKDMCFLSDNIYDYYNVSQGKVTVPNMDDGEEFQLADQAFDILGFTKQEKEDVYRITAAVMHMGGMKFKQRGREEQAEQDGEEEGGRVSKLFGCDTAELYKNLLKPRIKVGNEFVTQGRNVQQVTNSIGALCKGVFDRLFKWLVKKCNETLDTQQKRQHFIGVLDIAGFEIFDYNGFEQLCINFTNEKLQQFFNHHMFVLEQEEYQREGIEWTFIDFGMDLQLCIDLIEKPMGILSILEEESMFPKATDQTFSEKLTNTHLGKSAPFQKPKPPKPGQQAAHFAIGHYAGVVAYNITGWLEKNKDPLNDTVVDQFKKSQNKLLIEIFADHAGQSGGGEQAKGGRGKKGGGFATVSSAYKEQLNSLMTTLRSTQPHFVRCIIPNEMKQPGLVDAHLVMHQLTCNGVLEGIRICRKGFPNRMVYPDFKMRYQILNPRGIKDLDDPKKASKVLIESTELSDDLYRLGHTKVFFRAGVLGQMEEFRDERLGKIMSWMQAWARGYLSRKGFKKLQEQRVALKVVQRNLRKYLQLRTWPWYKLWQKVKPLLNVSRIEDEIARLEEKAKKAEELHAAEVKVRKELEALNAKLLAEKTALLDSLSGEKGQLQDFQERNAKLTAQKNDLENQLRDIQERLTQEEDARNQLFQQKKKADQEISGLKKDIEDLELNVQKAEQDKATKDHQIRNLNDEIAHQDELINKLNKEKKMQGESNQKTGEELQAAEDKINHLNKVKAKLEQTLDELEDSLEREKKVRGDVEKSKRKVEGDLKLTQEAVADLERNKKELEQTIQRKDKELCSITAKLEDEQVVVGKHQRQIKELQARIEELEEEVEAERQARAKAEKQRADLARELEELGERLEEAGGATSAQIELNKKREAELSKLRRDLEEANIQHESTLANLRKKHNDAVAEMAEQVDQLNKLKAKAEKEKNEYYGQLNDLRAGVDHITNEKAAQEKIAKQLQHTLNEVQSKLDETNRTLNDFDASKKKLSIENSDLLRQLEEAESQVSQLSKIKISLTTQLEDTKRLADEESRERATLLGKFRNLEHDLDNLREQVEEEAEGKADLQRQLSKANAEAQVWRSKYESDGVARSEELEEAKRKLQARLAEAEETIESLNQKCIGLEKTKQRLSTEVEDLQLEVDRANAIANAAEKKQKAFDKIIGEWKLKVDDLAAELDASQKECRNYSTELFRLKGAYEEGQEQLEAVRRENKNLADEVKDLLDQIGEGGRNIHEIEKARKRLEAEKDELQAALEEAEAALEQEENKVLRAQLELSQVRQEIDRRIQEKEEEFENTRKNHQRALDSMQASLEAEAKGKAEALRMKKKLEADINELEIALDHANKANAEAQKNIKRYQQQLKDIQTALEEEQRARDDAREQLGISERRANALQNELEESRTLLEQADRGRRQAEQELADAHEQLNEVSAQNASISAAKRKLESELQTLHSDLDELLNEAKNSEEKAKKAMVDAARLADELRAEQDHAQTQEKLRKALEQQIKELQVRLDEAEANALKGGKKAIQKLEQRVRELENELDGEQRRHADAQKNLRKSERRIKELSFQSEEDRKNHERMQDLVDKLQQKIKTYKRQIEEAEEIAALNLAKFRKAQQELEEAEERADLAEQAISKFRAKGRAGSVGRGASPAPRATSVRPQFDGLAFPPRFDLAPENEF; encoded by the exons ATGCCGAAGCCAGCTCCAAATCTTGAGGATGAGGATCCCACCCCATACCTGTTCGTGTCTTTGGAACAGAGACGTATCGATCAATCGAAACCCTATGACTCCAAGAAGAACTGTTGGGTCCCCGACGAGAAGGAGGGTTATCTCCTTGGTGAGATCAAGGCCACCAAGGGCGATATCGTCTCCGTCGGCTTGCCTGGTGGAGAG acACGAGACTTCAAGAAAGATCAGCTCCAGCAAGTGAACCCTCCAAAATACGAAAAAGCTGAGGATATGTCCAACTTGACATACCTTAACGATGCCTCTGTGCTCCATAACTTGAGACAGAGATACTACAACAAGCTCATCTAC ACCTACTCTGGTCTTTTCTGCGTTGCCATCAATCCTTACAAGCGCTACCCCGTATATACCAACCGTTGCGCTAAGATGTACCGTGGCAAGCGCCGTAATGAGGTGCCACCCCATATTTTCGCCATCTCTGACGGTGCCTACGTCGACATGTTGACCAACCACGTGAATCAATCTATGTTGATCACCGGTGAGTCTGGTGCCGGAAAGACTGAGAACACCAAGAAGGTCATTGCGTACTTCGCCACTGTTGGCGCTTCCACCAAGAAGGATGAATCGCAGAAGAACAAGGGTTCCCTGGAAGATCAGGTTGTGCAGACTAACCCTGTGCTTGAGGCTTTCGGTAACGCCAAGACCGTGCGTAACGATAACTCCTCTCGTTTC GGTAAATTCATCCGTATCCACTTCGGACCTACTGGTAAACTGGCTGGTGCTGATATTGAGACCT ATCTGCTGGAGAAGGCCCGTGTCATCTCCCAGCAGTCCCTGGAGCGTTCCTACCACATCTTCTACCAGATCATGTCTGGCTCCGTTGCCGGTGTTAAAG ACATGTGCTTCCTCTCCGATAACATTTACGACTACTATAACGTATCCCAGGGTAAAGTCACTGTACCCAACATGGATGACGGTGAGGAATTCCAGCTTGCAGAT CAAGCCTTCGACATTCTGGGCTTCACCAAGCAGGAGAAGGAGGATGTGTACAGGATCACCGCCGCTGTCATGCACATGGGTGGCATGAAGTTCAAGCAACGTGGTCGCGAGGAGCAGGCTGAGCAGGACGGTGAGGAGGAGGGTGGCCGTGTGTCTAAGCTGTTCGGCTGCGACACCGCTGAGCTGTACAAGAACTTGCTCAAGCCCCGCATCAAGGTCGGTAACGAGTTCGTCACCCAGGGCCGTAACGTCCAGCAGGTCACCAACTCGATCGGTGCCCTCTGCAAGGGTGTCTTCGATCGTCTGTTCAAGTGGCTGGTCAAGAAGTGTAACGAGACTCTGGATACCCAGCAGAAGCGTCAGCACTTCATTGGTGTACTGGATATTGCTGGTTTTGAAATCTTCGAC TACAACGGTTTCGAACAATTGTGCATCAATTTCACTAACGAAAAACTGCAACAATTCTTCAATCATCACATGTTCGTTTTGGAACAAGAAGAATACCAACGCGAGGGCATCGAATGGACCTTCATTGATTTCGGCATGGATCTGCAATTGTGTATTGATCTGATCGAAAAG CCTATGGGTATCCTGTCCATCCTTGAAGAAGAGTCTATGTTCCCCAAGGCCACCGATCAGACCTTCTCGGAGAAGCTGACCAACACCCATTTGGGCAAGTCGGCTCCATTCCAGAAGCCCAAGCCCCCAAAGCCCGGCCAGCAGGCTGCCCACTTTGCCATCGGCCATTATGCTGGTGTTGTCGCTTACAACATCACCGGTTGGTTGGAGAAGAACAAGGATCCTCTGAACGACACTGTTGTCGACCAGTTCAAGAAGTCTCAGAACAAGCTGCTGATCGAAATCTTCGCCGATCACGCCGGACAGTCGGGCGGCGGTGAACAGGCCAAGGGAGGTCGTGGCAAGAAGGGTGGTGGCTTCGCCACTGTGTCCTCTGCCTACAAGGAGCAGTTGAACAGCTTGATGACCACTCTGCGCTCCACTCAGCCTCACTTCGTCCGTTGCATCATTCCCAACGAGATGAAGCAGCCTGGACTTGTTGATGCCCACTTGGTTATGCACCAGCTGACCTGTAACGGTGTGCTTGAAGGTATCCGTATTTGCCGTAAGGGCTTCCCCAACAGGATGGTCTACCCTGACTTCAAGATGCG GTACCAGATTCTGAACCCCCGTGGCATTAAGGATCTCGATGATCCCAAGAAAGCCTCCAAGGTTCTGATTGAGTCCACTGAGCTGAGCGATGACCTCTACCGTCTGGGTCACACCAAG GTGTTCTTCCGTGCCGGTGTCCTGGGTCAGATGGAGGAGTTCCGTGATGAGCGTCTGGGCAAGATCATGTCCTGGATGCAGGCCTGGGCTCGTGGTTACCTGTCCCGCAAGGGCTTCAAGAAGCTCCAGGAACAGCGCGTCGCCCTCAAGGTTGTCCAGCGCAATCTGCGCAAGTACCTGCAGCTCCGCACCTGGCCATGGTACAAACTGTGGCAGAAGGTCAAGCCCCTCCTCAACGTCAGCCGTATCGAGGATGAGATTGCC CGTCTGGAGGAGAAGGCCAAGAAGGCTGAGGAACTGCATGCCGCTGAAGTGAAAGTACGCAAGGAGCTGGAGGCCCTCAACGCCAAGCTGTTGGCTGAGAAGACCGCCCTGCTGGACTCTCTGTCCGGTGAGAAGGGCCAGCTGCAGGACTTCCAGGAGCGCAACGCCAAGTTGACCGCCCAGAAGAACGACCTCGAGAACCAGCTGCGC GACATCCAAGAGCGCCTGACTCAGGAGGAAGATGCCCGCAACCAGCTGTTCCAGCAGAAGAAGAAGGCCGACCAGGAGATCTCTGGCCTGAAGAAGGACATCGAGGATCTGGAGCTGAATGTCCAGAAGGCCGAGCAGGACAAGGCCACCAAGGATCACCAGATCCGCAACTTGAACGACGAGATCGCCCACCAGGATGAGCTCATCAACAAGCTGAACAAGGAGAAGAAGATGCAGGGCGAGTCCAACCAGAAGACTGGTGAGGAACTGCAGGCCGCCGAGGACAAGATCAACCACTTGAACAAGGTTAAGGCCAAGCTCGAGCAGACCCTCGACGAGCTCGAGGATTCTCTGGAGCGTGAGAAGAAGGTGCGCGGTGATGTTGAGAAGTCCAAGCGCAAGGTTGAGGGAGACCTCAAGCTCACCCAGGAGGCTGTTGCCGATCTGGAGCGCAACAAGAAGGAATTGGAGCAGACCATCCAGCGCAAGGACAAGGAACTGTGCTCCATCACCGCCAAGCTCGAGGATGAGCAGGTTGTGGTTGGCAAGCACCAGCGCCAGATCAAGGAACTGCAGGCCCGCATCGAGGAGCTCGAGGAGGAGGTTGAGGCTGAGCGCCAGGCCCGCGCCAAGGCTGAGAAGCAGCGCGCCGATCTGGCCCGTGAGCTTGAGGAATTGGGCGAGCGTCTGGAGGAGGCTGGCGGTGCCACCTCTGCCCAGATTGAGCTCAACAAGAAGCGTGAGGCTGAGCTCAGCAAGCTCCGTCGCGATCTTGAGGAGGCCAACATCCAGCACGAGTCCACCCTGGCTAACCTGCGCAAGAAGCACAACGATGCCGTCGCCGAGATGGCCGAGCAGGTTGATCAGCTCAACAAGCTGAAGGCTAA GGCTGAGAAGGAGAAGAACGAGTACTACGGCCAGTTGAACGATCTGCGTGCCGGTGTCGACCACATTACCAACGAGAAG gCTGCCCAGGAGAAGATCGCCAAGCAGCTGCAGCACACCCTCAACGAAGTCCAGTCCAAATTGGATGAGACCAACAGGACTCTGAACGACTTCGATgccagcaagaagaagctgtCCATTGAGAACTCCGATCTGCTCCgccagctggaggaggccgAGTCCCAGGTGTCTCAGCTGTCCAAGATCAAGATCTCCCTGACCACCCAGCTTGAGGATACCAAGCGTCTGGCCGATGAGGAGTCCCGCGAGCGTGCTACCCTTCTGGGCAAGTTCCGCAACTTGGAGCACGACCTGGACAACCTGCGCGAACAGGTTGAGGAGGAGGCTGAGGGCAAGGCCGATCTGCAGCGCCAGCTGAGCAAGGCCAACGCTGAGGCCCAGGTCTGGCGTAGCAAGTACGAGTCCGATGGTGTTGCCCGCTCtgaggagctggaggaggccaAGAGGAAGCTGCAGGCCCGTCTCGCCGAGGCTGAGGAGACCATTGAGTCCCTTAACCAGAAGTGCATTGGCCTGGAGAAGACCAAGCAGCGCCTGTCCACCGAAGTGGAGGATCTCCAGCTGGAGGTCGACCGTGCCAACGCCATTGCCAACGCTGCCGAGAAGAAGCAGAAGGCCTTCGACAAGATCATCGGCGAATGGAAACTGAAGGTTGATGATCTGGCCGCTGAGCTTGATGCCTCCCAGAAGGAGTGCCGCAACTACTCCACCGAACTGTTCCGTCTGAAGGGTGCCTACGAGGAGGGCCAGGAGCAGCTGGAGGCTGTGCGTCGTGAGAACAAGAACTTGGCTGATGAGGTCAAGGATCTGCTCGACCAGATCGGTGAGGGTGGCCGCAACATCCATGAGATCGAGAAGGCCCGCAAGCGCCTGGAGGCTGAGAAGGACGAGCTCCAAGCCGCCCTTGAGGAGGCTGAGGCTGCTCTTGAGCAGGAGGAGAACAAGGTGCTGCGCGCCCAGCTGGAGCTGTCCCAGGTCCGCCAGGAAATCGATCGCCGCATccaggagaaggaggaggagttcGAGAACACCCGCAAGAACCACCAGCGCGCCCTCGACTCCATGCAGGCTTCCCTTGAGGCTGAGGCCAAGGGCAAGGCTGAGGCCCTGCGCATGAAGAAGAAGCTGGAGGCTGACATCAACGAGCTGGAGATTGCTCTGGATCATGCCAACAAG GCTAACGCCGAGGCCCAGAAGAACATCAAGCGTTACCAGCAACAGCTTAAGGACATCCAGACCGCTCTCGAGGAGGAGCAGCGCGCCCGCGACGATGCCCGCGAACAGCTGGGTATCTCCGAGCGTCGTGCCAACGCTCTCCAGAACGAACTGGAGGAGTCGCGCACTCTGCTGGAGCAGGCCGACCGTGGCCGTCGCCAGGCCGAACAGGAGCTGGCCGATGCCCACGAGCAGTTGAACGAGGTTTCCGCCCAGAACGCCTCCATCTCCGCTGCCAAGAGGAAGCTGGAGTCTGAGCTGCAGACCCTGCACTCCGACCTGGACGAACTCTTGAACGAGGCCAAGAACTCCGAGGAGAAGGCCAAGAAGGCTATGGTTGATGCCGCCCGCCTGGCTGATGAGCTCCGCGCTGAGCAGGATCATGCCCAGACCCAGGAGAAATTGAGGAAGGCTTTGGAGCAGCAGATCAAGGAGCTCCAGGTCCGTCTCGATGAAGCCGAGGCCAACGCCCTTAAGGGTGGCAAGAAGGCTATCCAGAAGTTGGAGCAGCGCGTCCGCGAGCTCGAGAACGAGCTGGATGGTGAGCAGAGGCGACATGCCGATGCCCAGAAGAACTTGCGCAAGTCTGAGCGCCGCATCAAGGAGCTGAGCTTCCAGTCTGAGGAGGACCGCAAGAACCACGAACGCATGCAGGATCTGGTCGATAAGCTGCAACAGAAGATCAAGACATACAAGAGGCAGATCGAGGAGGCTGAGGAAATCGCCGCCCTCAACTTGGCCAAATTCCGCAAGGCTCagcaggagctggaggaggccgAGGAGCGTGCCGATCTGGCCGAGCAGGCCATCAGCAAATTCCGCGCCAAGGGACGTGCCGGTTCTGTCGGTCGTGGTGCCAGCCCAGCG CCCCGTGCGACGTCCGTCAGGCCACAATTCGACGGATTGGCCTTCCCACCAAGATTCGACCTTGCTCCTGAAAACGAATTCTAA